A genomic region of Raphanus sativus cultivar WK10039 chromosome 6, ASM80110v3, whole genome shotgun sequence contains the following coding sequences:
- the LOC108810230 gene encoding protein NRT1/ PTR FAMILY 4.5-like: MIEIEKMEVELQGEDSKWEGYADWRNRAAVKGRHGGMLAASFVLAVEVLENLAFLANASNLVTYLTEFMHFSLSRAASEVSAFMGTAFLLALLGGFFSDAFFSTFIVFIISAFIQLLGLILLTIQARHPSLMPPPCNSSPASACEAVHGSKAALLFLGLYLAALGIGGIKGSLPSHGAEQFDESDPKGRKQRSTFFNYFVFCLSCGALVAVTFVVWLEDNVGWEWGFGVSTISIFLSILVFISGSGFYKNRIPRGSPLTTILKVLVAASLVGCSSKSSSNSVENFSMTPSNNLVGEDQLEGAKRDSQSLTNSLRCLNPAVEGKMVHRLLECTVQQVEDVKSVIKMLPIFGCTIMLNCCLAQLSTFSVRQAASMNRKIGNLVVPAASLPVFPVVFMLILAPVYDHLIIPFARRVTKSEMGISHLQRIGVGLVLSILAMAVAALVELKRKRVASEAGLLDSKQALPISFLWIALQYLFLGSADLFTLAGLLEYFFTEAPSSMRSLATSLSWASLAMGFYLNSAMVVIVNWMTESGGRTPWLGEKIGINRYRLDLFYWLLCILSVVNFLHYLFWAMRYKYISAGARN; encoded by the exons ATGATAGAAATCGAGAAAATG gaaGTTGAATTGCAAGGAGAAGACTCCAAATGGGAAGGCTACGCCGACTGGAGGAATAGAGCCGCCGTGAAAGGTCGTCATGGCGGCATGCTCGCCGCCTCCTTCGTCTTGG CGGTGGAGGTATTGGAGAATCTAGCGTTTTTAGCGAATGCAAGCAACTTGGTCACATATCTGACGGAGTTCATGCACTTTTCTCTGTCCAGAGCAGCGAGTGAAGTGAGCGCTTTCATGGGCACTGCCTTCCTCCTCGCTCTCCTTGGTGGCTTTTTCTCCGACGCCTTCTTCTCCACTTTCATCGTCTTCATAATCTCCGCCTTCATCCAGCTTCTG GGACTAATCCTGCTCACAATCCAAGCCCGTCATCCATCCTTAATGCCACCTCCATGCAATAGCTCCCCCGCGTCAGCATGTGAAGCCGTTCATGGTTCGAAGGCGGCGCTTTTGTTTTTGGGACTGTACCTAGCGGCTCTAGGAATCGGAGGGATAAAAGGGTCGTTGCCCTCACATGGAGCAGAGCAATTCGATGAGAGCGATCCTAAAGGTCGTAAACAACGATCCACATTTTTCAACTACTTTGTTTTCTGTCTCTCATGTGGAGCACTCGTGGCCGTGACGTTCGTTGTGTGGCTCGAGGACAATGTAGGCTGGGAATGGGGATTTGGTGTCTCCACTATTTCAATctttctctccattcttgtcTTTATCTCCGGTTCGGGGTTTTATAAGAACAGGATCCCTCGTGGAAGTCCACTCACCACAATTTTGAAG GTTCTTGTTGCAGCTTCTCTAGTGGGCTGCTCGAGTAAATCTTCGAGTAATTCTGTTGAGAACTTCTCTATGACCCCATCTAATAACTTGGTAGGAGAAGATCAATTAGAAGGAGCAAAGAGGGATTCTCAGTCACTAACCAACAGCTTGAGATGTCTCAACCCAGCGGTAGAGGGAAAAATGGTCCATAGATTGCTAGAATGCACGGTCCAACAAGTGGAAGACGTCAAGAGTGTGATCAAAATGCTTCCTATATTCGGCTGCACTATAATGCTAAACTGCTGCTTAGCTCAGCTCTCTACTTTCTCTGTCCGCCAAGCTGCTTCCATGAACAGAAAGATTGGAAACCTAGTGGTTCCAGCAGCCTCTTTACCGGTTTTTCCGGTCGTGTTCATGTTGATTCTTGCTCCAGTCTATGACCATCTAATTATCCCATTTGCTAGAAGAGTAACCAAATCAGAAATGGGTATTAGTCATTTGCAAAGAATCGGTGTAGGCTTAGTCCTTTCAATACTAGCAATGGCGGTGGCCGCTCTAGTGGAGTTAAAAAGGAAGAGAGTAGCCTCAGAAGCTGGATTGCTTGACTCAAAACAAGCCTTGCCAATCAGTTTCCTATGGATAGCGCTTCAATATCTGTTTCTAGGATCAGCTGATCTATTCACACTAGCCGGTTTGCTAGAGTATTTTTTCACAGAAGCACCTTCTTCTATGAGATCATTGGCCACATCGCTCTCATGGGCTTCTTTGGCGATGGGGTTTTATCTAAACTCGGCGATGGTGGTGATTGTGAACTGGATGACTGAGAGTGGAGGAAGAACTCCTTGGCTCGGTGAAAAAATTGGCATTAACCGTTACAGACTAGACTTGTTCTATTGGCTCTTGTGTATTCTGAGTGTTGTTAACTTCTTACACTATCTCTTCTGGGCGATGCGTTACAAGTACATATCAGCTGGTGCCAGAAactga